The following proteins come from a genomic window of Rutidosis leptorrhynchoides isolate AG116_Rl617_1_P2 chromosome 10, CSIRO_AGI_Rlap_v1, whole genome shotgun sequence:
- the LOC139871300 gene encoding uncharacterized protein: protein MVCNDDELFASVDVSNMNISVSHLNGTHAKIVKDLVINKVVGIGDEHDDLYMFKKSVLGISNNSSSCTMKLWHSILGHHASQNQFNANVKVIRSDNGTKFVNTRMNVFCNSNGITHQTTIAYTPQQNGVAERKHRHLLNVARSLILQSSVLSGRSPFELVYQHKPNLSHLRVFGCLCFSTVLNNHDKFSSRAEKCVFIGYSSEKKGYKLLSLESKSVFYSRDVKFYETIFPFKQKDYTIVSANDINHLNFFDQVFVESQNTNTQSTNDEGREYEISDGTECDSSSDTICETDDNALDATLDDIASNDTSSPEGNVQNQTNINVDNQTNLGETSELRRSSRPTRIPTKFNDYVLNANAKYEINKVMCYANLSSENLNFVSNLNKSVEPTCYFEACLDKNWVDAMNSEIDALMRNNT, encoded by the exons ATGGTATGCAATGATGATGAACTTTTTGCTAGTGTTGATGTGTCCAATATGAATATTAGTGTTAGTCATCTTAATGGTACTCATGCAAAAATTGTTAAG GATTTGGTGATAAACAAAGTTGTGGGGATTGGTGATGAACATGATGATTTATACATGTTTAAGAAATCTGTGTTAGGTATTAGTAATAATTCTTCTTCATGCACTATGAAACTTTGGCATTCGATATTAGGTCATCATGCAAGTCAA AATCAGTTTAATGCTAATGTTAAAGTTATTAGAAGTGACAATGGAACTAAATTTGTTAACACTAGAATGAATGTTTTTTGTAACTCTAATGGTATAACTCATCAAACTACTATTGCATAtacccctcaacagaatggtgtggctgaaaggaaaCATAGACATCTGCTAAATGTAGCTAGAAGTCTTAT ATTACAATCTTCTGTCTTATCTGGGAGGTCTCCTTTTGAGTTAGTGTATCAACATAAACCTAATCTCTCTCATTTAAGGGTTTTTGGTTGTCTCTGTTTTTCTACTGTTTTAAATAATCATGATAAGTTTAGCTCTAGAGCTGAAAAATGTGTTTTTATTGGTTATTCTTCTGAGAAAAAAGGTTATAAACTTTTGAGTCTTGAGTCAAAAAGTGTGTTTTATTCTAGAGATGTTAAGTTTTATGAAACTATTTTTCCTTTTAAACAAAAAGATTATACTATTGTGTCTGCAAATGATATTAATCATTTAAATTTCTTTGATCAAGTGTTTGTTGAGAGCCAAAATACCAATACCCAAAGTaccaatgatgaagggagagaaTACGAAATTAGTGATGGCACAGAGTGTGATTCTTCTAGTGACACTATTTGTGAAACAGATGATAATGCTCTTGATGCAACACTTGATGATATTGCTAGTAATGATACTAGCTCTCCTGAGGGCAATGTTCAAAATCAAACCAATATAAATGTTGATAATCAAACTAATTTAGGGGAGACTTCTGAGTTAAGAAGATCTAGTAGACCTACTAGGATTCCTACTAAATTTAATGATTATGTGTTAAATGCAAATGCTAAATATGAAATTAATAAGGTCATGTGTTATGCTAATCTTAGCAGTGAAAATCTGAATTTTGTTTCTAATTTGAATAAAAGTGTTGAACCAACTTGTTATTTTGAAGCATGTCTTGATAAAAATTGGGTTGATGCTATGAATTCTGAAATTGATGCTTTAATGAGAAACAATACATAG